In Mytilus edulis chromosome 4, xbMytEdul2.2, whole genome shotgun sequence, the following proteins share a genomic window:
- the LOC139519464 gene encoding NFX1-type zinc finger-containing protein 1-like: MASNRPEKIQPVDFIEGLYKKNIKSEELLEIFVKNMHMFQSSIYDKKLSDYSLSLLVHLIARVCDCTKQKRNREICQLLKRLSESPLFKNRSITLLLGKTRNYSRDHSVQCLLSDYLTILQEIYLRIPRLSTTPQVRRLGEHLKEQISECDDLEDKGMMKDIVMETMKGIGHIAGERSRAKQDAEDKFVPPDDFRTVSVIPEQNDILNIPKFLRRNKVFGKYLNLDHYLDVQFRLYREDCVSPLRDALLEFKQKDKENWKENIRLEHGLLYKNVKVMKQIISIDSGEVFEIKLDPEHRKRINWGNGKRLIYGTLLLVSFDRFNSIFFAIVAESETKILQKKGSFTVQVFKYGNKQKLPRNTDGIIIESNSSYFEAYRHVLKALQQIREETSPFTKYLVHCENEVRFLSYISKHHVYDLRPVIKNCRIDLDNTNRRTLRNTFPKQTPINIATLSEEDWPSTEMFGMDESQRKAFIAALTKEFVLIQGPPGTGKTYLALQIAKTLLHNTNRLNMNSKGKDEKYTRNARRIATKPYMLVVCYTNHALDQFVQGIIDFMPETALGSSYPEIVRFGSRSKNPKFEELSIKNLRSRVRLKSQFPRDEVLKEASKAKRKIKEIRETIEALKSKNIVLWFDEIKCVLTKKFASQFGEKFVWLQWLNVSEQSWYEEVNKHYQNQQNDEAIKNLLGGFAAKLEAVEFVSLISEKETAYSVRYLEVDDVDFSLNTNTIGLDLDMQYENELHKTNKLEKKCKLILRLEKEKAARELHYGKAMSEGQVKTIKSIWTLSKKDRWKVYRYWLMQYVKILHEQLHKSEKEFHDIFDDYRYNSIEKDEIIMQQATVLAMTTTSAARYRESLSKVGPLITIIEEAAEVPEAHIVTAISPRCKHLILIGDHKQLQPKPAVHELAIKFNLSVSLFERMVTNNLSYYCLQRQHRMRPEISELVRHIYHTLNDNENVNEYPPVNGIRKSVFFITHNKIEAFKDEGRSFSNEYEAEYLKELYLYLLKQRYEPSDITILTAYAGQMSCLEGKLPSSKFKGVKICVLDNYQGEENEIILLSLVRSNTTGDIGFLNRENRICVALSRAKQGLFIIGNSNTLTKKSQHWQTVIGKLQIQENVNDINETSPEYRAIGKALPLYCQNHPKKKGILAESPSDFKKVKDGGCDLPCEFRLLCGHECRYDCHPFDKEHKTYKCKKQCTLTCVEGHKCFKRCHYDDDCRCRVEMRRKLKCHHTIVLQCHVHYSKYPCHIKVIKTLLCGHTFLMECHVDPNTVSCKVSVDRELECGHTAQLNCHVDPNQHECAIVLTETRSKCGHKFERRCHDANHEILNKCKVLINEKRTSCGHLIERHCFDTTYEMLIDCSITVTMNRSSCGHEYQRQCHDRMYEMSHKCNDIVTEQWSSCKHYYKRRCFDSDFVMRHTCQIKNFDKRNDCGHEFVRTCSDTNYQHDHKCCVYVEKNVPQCGHKVKLPCHQDVSTVKCRQIVTKVLDCNHFNTYECFKIDSIKCNVKCNKICMNGHVCTKTCHFSTPCDCQELIKTILEVCKHQQSIPCSIDSKVYHCKTMVKKVLNKCHHLQNMECHIDPQRVRCKFEVLKSLPKCGHEEMVLCSENLLGVKCTKEVEIKLDKCGHSVGIKCWQKKYMPLKEVKCFEPTLHTRSDCGHITTIPCWKIPSHNFTPCQKLLETTLSCGHVIKSVCSVEEEKICDNKCDKPLSCGHPCPGLCHECDHNQDCSRQCERELVCGHDCPSEVCMMCTQCQNSCSFACSHSKCPSPCIDSCTPCKENCSWVCQHHKCTKLCFEECNRQRCCNDCDKTLSCGHQCPGYCGEPCPLECANCKPEVYVLKYICIDEKIVTVVQCGHSFGSIYLDECMDEMKNHLVSRCPCCRAIISFHPRYERILKRQKIALEDTKLKIRKVRVNSQTIYPACDAGILTSFEQYTTSIATYLHIVQHTWRKHEFDQEFHDTEKLAQSILEDIETTQATSFKTCKQLSKKIFSLYIQWILCLFTTKPKLMDTFYTFDWFRALKDSTINISNNFHIEKVESIELYLEDNNRTSIDINGHRTIKGHDMVVIVRRLEKHLNLEQITEILRPFIDDMEDDRFLANTRRYPQLHNVVGIHSSDWTICPNGHTVSTILDCSCNICDGTDNKKTKFRYDDKQNVVPTGLTMSRSARLGKGQASNVRDKRSAFRKDKTADFNKDLGKKYSRPRARHPVRNKSNSENFHGGRGQNLRDRGAYGKSTEKAMQVKSTNEKTRKSDKSNQMHPLPSLKSDNESYHTEDGEDKHNLKYIKTRFSTKALVTGRDNSKSGSNGAGSGVSKHVPGHEENTDGNESSGSRRPELSRGGHRGHYHFRGYSGRGRGHGGIMGKGRGSISK; this comes from the exons ATGGCTTCAAATAGACCAGAGAAAATACAACCTGTAGATTTTATAGAGGGATTATACAAGAAAAATATTAAGAGTGAAGAGCTATTAGAGATATTTGTAAAGAACATGCACATGTTTCAAAGTTCAATTTATGACAAGAAACTGTCTGACTATTCTTTATCTTTGCTTGTTCATTTAATTGCAAGGGTTTGTGATTGTACAAAACAGAAAAGAAATCGAGAAATCTGTCAGCTGTTGAAAAGGCTGTCTGAATCACCGCTGTTTAAGAACCGAAGTATTACACTTCTTTTAGGGAAAACGCGTAATTACTCACGTGATCATAGTGTTCAATGTTTATTATCCGATTACTTAACAATACTTCAGGAAATTTACCTCAGGATACCTCGTTTGTCTACAACGCCTCAAGTAAGGAGACTTGGGGAACATTTGAAAGAGCAAATAAGCGAATGTGATGATTTAGAAGACAAAGGGATGATGAAAGACATTGTGATGGAAACGATGAAAGGAATTGGGCATATTGCTGGAGAAAGATCAAGAGCAAAACAAGACGCTGAAGATAAATTTGTGCCTCCAGATGATTTCCGAACTGTGTCAGTCATTCCTGAACAAAACGACATTCTAAACATTCCAAAGTTTCTCAGACGTAACAAAGTTTTCGGAAAGTATTTGAATTTAGATCATTATTTAGATGTACAGTTTAGATTGTACAGGGAAGACTGTGTATCACCTCTTCGAGATGCTCTCTTGGAATTCAAACAGAAAGATAAAGAAAATTGGAAAGAAAATATCAGATTAGAACATGGTCTACTCTACAAGAACGTAAAAGTAATGAAACAAATCATTTCTATAGACTCTGGTGaagtatttgaaataaaactgGACCCAGAACATCGTAAACGTATCAACTGGGGAAATGGAAAGAGACTTATTTATGGTACTTTATTGCTTGTTTCGTTTGATCGGTTTAATTCAATTTTCTTTGCTATTGTAGCTGAAAGTGAAACGAAAATTTTACAAAAGAAAGGTAGCTTTACTGTACAGGTATTTAAATatggaaacaaacaaaaactacctAGAAATACAGATGGTATAATAATAGAATCAAATTCATCGTACTTTGAAGCATACAGACATGTATTAAAAGCTTTGCAGCAAATAAGAGAAGAAACGTCCCCTTTCACTAAATATCTTGTTCACTGTGAGAACGAGGTCCGTTTCCTATCGTACATTTCAAAACATCATGTATATGATCTCAGACCTGTTATCAAAAATTGCCGGATAGATCTAGACAACACTAATCGTAGAACTCTTAGAAATACTTTTCCGAAACAGACACCAATAAATATTGCAACTTTGTCTGAAGAAGACTGGCCGTCCACTGAGATGTTTGGAATGGACGAATCTCAGCGGAAAGCGTTTATTGCCGCACTTACAAAGGAATTTGTTCTCATACAAGGGCCACCAGGGACTGGTAAAACATACCTTGCATTGCAAATTGCCAAAACATTACTTCATAATACTAACAGGCTAAATATGAATTCCAAGGGTAAGGACGAGAAATATACACGAAACGCTCGGAGGATTGCAACAAAGCCGTATATGTTAGTCGTATGTTATACAAACCACGCGTTGGATCAATTCGTTCAGGGGATTATTGATTTTATGCCGGAAACTGCATTAGGTTCTAGCTACCCCGAAATTGTTCGATTTGGAAGTCGAAGTAAAAATCCCAAATTTGAAGAGCTTTCGATAAAAAACCTACGGAGTAGAGTTCGCTTGAAATCCCAATTTCCTCGAGATGAAGTACTTAAAGAAGCATCAAaagctaaaagaaaaataaaggagATTCGGGAAACTATCGAGGCATTAAAGagcaaaaatattgtattgtggTTCGATGAAATAAAATGTGTTCTTACAAAAAAATTTGCGAGTCAATTTGGAGAAAAGTTTGTTTGGTTGCAGTGGCTGAATGTGTCAGAGCAGTCCTGGTATGAAGAAGTGAACAAGCACTATCAAAACCAACAAAATGACGAAGCAATAAAAAATCTACTCGGTGGTTTTGCAGCTAAGCTTGAAGCGGTCGAATTTGTTTCATTGATTTCGGAGAAAGAAACTGCATATAGCGTGCGGTACTTGGAGGTTGATGATGTTGACTTTTCGCTCAATACTAATACTATCGGTCTCGATCTGGACATGCAATACGAAAATGAGCTGcataaaacaaataaacttgaaaaaaagTGTAAATTAATTTTGCGTTTGGAAAAAGAGAAAGCGGCAAGGGAACTGCATTATGGTAAAGCCATGTCAGAAGGCCaagttaaaacaattaaaagtatCTGGACACTTTCCAAAAAAGATCGTTGGAAAGTGTATAGGTATTGGTTAATGCAGTATGTAAAGATACTTCACGAACAACTCCACAAGAGTGAAAAAGAATTCCATGATATATTTGATGACTACAGATATAACAGTATAGAAAAAGACGAAATTATCATGCAACAAGCAACAGTTTTAGCTATGACTACAACATCTGCAGCACGATATAGAGAATCCTTAAGCAAAGTTGGTCCTTTAATCACCATAATTGAAGAAGCAGCAGAAGTACCAGAGGCTCACATAGTAACAGCGATCAGCCCAagatgtaaacatttaattttgatcGGGGACCATAAGCAATTGCAACCAAAACCTGCCGTGCATGAACTTGCCATTAAATTCAATTTGTCCGTTTCCTTGTTTGAACGAATGGTTACGAACAACTTGAGCTACTATTGCCTTCAAAGACAACATCGAATGAGACCAGAGATTTCTGAACTGGTTCGCCACATATATCACACTCTAAATGACAACGAGAATGTAAATGAATATCCACCGGTAAATGGGATACGAAAGAGTGTGTTCTTTATCACACATAACAAAATTGAAGCTTTTAAGGATGAGGGGAGAAGTTTTTCAAACGAATATGAGGCTGAATATCTCAAAGAGCTTTACCTTTATCTGCTCAAGCAAAGATATGAACCCTCTGATATAACGATACTTACGGCTTATGCTGGGCAGATGTCCTGCTTAGAAGGAAAATTGCCAAGCTCAAAGTTCAAAGGAGTTAAAATTTGCGTGCTTGACAATTATCAAGGTGAAGAAAATGAAATCATTCTTTTATCATTAGTGCGTAGCAATACGACAGGTGATATCGGATTCCTAAATCGAGAAAATAGAATTTGCGTTGCTTTGTCTAGAGCAAAGCAAGGACTTTTCATAATAGGTAACAGTAATACATTAACAAAGAAATCTCAGCACTGGCAGACTGTTATTGGAAAACTACAAATTCAAGAGAATGTCAACGACATAAACGAAACATCCCCTGAATACCGAGCGATTGGAAAGGCGTTGCCATTGTACTGTCAAAATCACCCAAAGAAAAAAGGAATTCTCGCCGAGTCGCCTAGTGACTTCAAAAAAGTAAAAGATGGAGGTTGTGATCTGCCATGTGAATTTCGATTACTATGTGGACATGAGTGTCGATACGATTGCCATCCGTTTGACAAGgaacataaaacatataaatgcaaGAAACAATGTACACTGACTTGTGTAGAAGGACATAAATGTTTTAAGAGATGTCATTATGATGACGACTGTCGTTGCCGTGTAGAAATGAGACGCAAACTAAAATGCCATCATACAATTGTTCTTCAATGCCATGTTCACTATTCTAAATATCCATGCCATATTAAAGTAATTAAAACATTATTATGTGGACATACCTTTTTAATGGAATGTCACGTGGACCCAAATACTGTTTCATGCAAAGTCTCTGTTGACAGAGAACTGGAGTGTGGACACACAGCACAGTTAAATTGTCATGTTGATCCAAACCAACACGAGTGTGCTATAGTCCTAACAGAAACAAGATCAAAGTGTGGTCATAAATTTGAACGCAGGTGTCATGATGCCAATCATGAAATTTTGAATAAGTGTAAAGTCTTGATAAATGAAAAACGAACATCGTGTGGCCATTTGATTGAACGGCATTGTTTCGACACCACATATGAAATGCTTATAGACTGCAGCATTACCGTTACAATGAACAGGTCATCATGTGGTCACGAATATCAAAGGCAGTGTCATGACCGAATGTATGAGATGAGTCATAAATGCAATGATATTGTAACAGAACAATGGTCATCTTGTAAACATTACTACAAAAGACGTTGTTTTGACTCTGACTTTGTCATGAGGCACACttgtcaaattaaaaattttgacaaaagaaACGATTGTGGTCATGAGTTTGTAAGAACATGTTCAGATACGAATTATCAACATGACCACAAATGCTGCGTCTACGTTGAGAAAAATGTCCCACAGTGTGGCCATAAAGTAAAGCTTCCATGCCATCAAGATGTTTCTACGGTTAAATGTAGACAAATTGTTACAAAAGTTCTAGATTGCAATCATTTCAATACATACGAATGTTTCAAAATAGATTCAATCAAATGTAATGTAAAATGCAATAAAATATGCATGAATGGCCACGTATGTACAAAAACATGTCATTTCTCTACTCCCTGTGACTGCCAAGAgcttataaaaacaattttagagGTCTGTAAACATCAACAAAGTATCCCATGCTCAATCGATTCTAAAGTATATCATTGTAAAACAATGGTGAAGAAAGTGCTGAATAAATGCCACCATTTACAGAACATGGAGTGCCATATAGATCCACAAAGAGTGAGATGTAAATTTGAAGTCCTGAAGTCTTTACCTAAATGTGGACATGAGGAAATGGTTTTATGTTCAGAAAATCTTTTAGGCGTAAAATGTACCAAAGaagttgaaataaagttagataAATGCGGACATTCAGTTGGAATTAAATGCTGGCAGAAAAAATATATGcctttaaaagaagtaaaatgTTTTGAGCCTACATTACACACGCGCTCTGATTGTGGACATATTACTACTATTCCATGTTGGAAAATACCAAGTCATAACTTTACTCCTTGTCAGAAACTATTAGAGACGACACTTTCATGTGGTCATGTCATTAAAAGCGTTTGCAGTgtggaagaagaaaaaatatgtgATAACAAATGTGATAAACCATTGTCATGTGGACATCCATGCCCAGGACTATGTCATGAATGTGATCATAACCAAGATTGCTCACGCCAGTGCGAAAGGGAACTTGTGTGTGGCCATGACTGTCCAAGTGAAGTTTGTATGATGTGCACTCAGTGTCAAAATTCTTGCTCATTTGCATGTTCACATTCGAAATGTCCTTCTCCATGCATTGATTCATGTACACCCTGCAAAGAAAACTGTTCCTGGGTATGTCAACATCATAAATGTACAAAGCTATGCTTTGAAGAATGCAATCGCCAAAGATGTTGTAATGACTGTGATAAAACTTTGTCTTGTGGTCATCAATGTCCTGGTTACTGTGGTGAACCATGTCCACTGGAGTGTGCTAATTGTAAACCGGAAGTGTAcgtattaaaatatatttgtatagatGAAAAAATTGTAACAGTAGTACAATGTGGTCACTCTTTTGGAAGTATTTATCTTGATGAGTGTATGGATGAAATGAAAAACCACTTAGTGTCAAGATGCCCATGCTGCAGGGCAATTATTAGTTTTCATCCAAGATATGAACGAATTTTGAAGAGGCAGAAAATTGCACTAGAAGATACGAAATTGAAAATTCGTAAAGTACGAGTTAATTCACAAACTATATACCCTGCGTGTGATGCTGGAATACTGACATCATTTGAACAGTATACAACAAGTATTGCAACATATCTTCACATTGTTCAGCATACGTGGCGTAAGCATGAATTTGATCAAGAATTCCATGACACCGAAAAATTGGCGCAATCCATTCTAGAAGATATTGAAACAACTCAAGCAACTTCATTTAAAACTTGCAAACAATTGTCAAAGAAAATATTCAGTTTGTATATCCAATGGATATTGTGCCTTTTCACGACAAAGCCAAAATTAATGGATACATTTTATACTTTCGATTGGTTTCGTGCACTGAAAGATTCtacaattaatatttcaaacaacTTTCACATCGAAAAGGTGGAGTCGATAGAACTTTATTTAGAAGATAATAATAGAACATCAATAGACATCAATGGTCATCGAACAATAAAAGGCCACGATATGGTTGTAATTGTACGCCGGTTGGAGAAACATTTAAATCTGGAACAGATTACTGAAATATTAAGACCTTTTATTGATGACATGGAGGACGATAGATTCTTGGCAAATACAAGAAGGTATCCCCAGTTACATAATGTGGTTGGCATACATAGCAGTGATTGGACAATATGTCCGAATG GTCATACTGTATCAACGATCTTGGATTGTTCCTGCAACATTTGTGATGGCAccgataataaaaaaacaaagttcCGGTATGATGATAAACAAAATGTAGTCCCGACTGGTCTGACAATGTCACGAAGCGCCCGGCTTGGAAAAGGCCAGGCGTCCAATGTTAGAGATAAAAGAAGTGCCTTTCGTAAAGACAAAACAGCAGATTTTAATAAGGATTTGGGGAAAAAATATTCGCGTCCGAGAGCAAGACATCCTGTTAGAAACAAAAGTAATAGTGAAAACTTCCACGGTGGTCGGGGACAAAATCTTAGAGATCGTGGTGCATATGGTAAAAGTACAGAGAAAGCGATGCAGGTGAAATCAACAAATGAGAAAACAAGGAAATCTGACAAAAGTAATCAAATGCATCCACTTCCTTCGTTAAAATCCGACAACGAAAGTTACCATACTGAAGACGGAGAAGATAAACATAACCTAAAGTATATCAAAACGAGGTTTtcaaccaaggccttggttacaGGTAGAGACAATAGTAAAAGTGGAAGTAATGGTGCTGGCAGTGGTGTAAGTAAACATGTCCCTGGTCACGAAGAAAACACAGATGGTAATGAAAGTAGCGGAAGTAGAAGACCAGAATTAAGTAGAGGCGGACATCGAGGTCATTATCATTTCAGAGGATATTCAGGTCGTGGACGAGGTCATGGCGGAATCATGGGTAAGGGTCGTGGTAGTATCTCCAAGTAA
- the LOC139519465 gene encoding succinate dehydrogenase assembly factor 4, mitochondrial-like, with the protein MSTVMKLGQLMQKCARTAFITHIKEINTSQVLTIIVRKHSDDSGTNKPQRKKGNTPAGKLDDKMETAEEAFNPYVEQEPLERFPDDTNPATGEIGGPRGPEPTRYGDWERKGRVTDF; encoded by the exons ATGTCGACGGTTATGAAACTTGGCCAGTTAATGCAGAAATGTGCAA GAACAGCATTTATAACACACATCAAAGAGATAAACAcatcacaagttttaacaattaTTGTAAGAAAACATTCTGATGATTCTGGAACGAATAAACCTCAACGGAAGAAAGGAAACACACCAGCAGGAAAACTGGATGATAAAATGGAGACAGCAGAAGAAGCATTTAATCCTTATGTGGAACAGGAACCCTTAGAGAGGTTTCCTGATGACACAAATCCTGCTACTGGTGAAATTGGTGGACCACGAGGCCCAGAGCCTACCAGATATGGTGATTGGGAAAGAAAGGGGCGTGTCACAGATTTTTGA